The genomic window TTCTGATCTTCTGCATCAGCCAACTGATGCACATGAAAAACCGTGGCGAGAAGATCGGCAAGCGTGTCAGGTTCACGGGGCGGGAGCTTCTAGTCTCAACGAACAGGCCCACCAACAACCTTGGCTATCAACGCCTAGAGCAAGCTTTCAAACGCCTACGAGGGACAACCTTCAAAACGGACATTCGCACGGGAGACCGCATGGAAACCCGTGTTTTTGGCCTGATTGACGAAGGTGGATTTGTCATGCGTGAGGATGGTTCATGGCGGCTGGATTATTGCGAGGTGGTCCTGTCGGACTGGCTCATGCGGGCTATCGAGTCCGACCAGGTTGTCACGATCTCGAACGACTACTTCCGCCTACGCCGCCCGCTGGAACGCCGTCTCTACGAGATCGCGCGGAAACATTGTGGCAACCAGCCAAAATGGCATATCGGCCTTGCCAACCTTCAACGGAAGACTGGCAGCAATGCTCCTCTCAAGAAGTTCCGACTCAACCTTCGCCAGATCATTTTTGACGATCACACGCCTTTCTACCGGATCGAGCTGACGGGCGATGACCTCGTGATCTTCCGTCCCCGACATACGAAAACACAGGTCGCGCCTGCAATCACACTGCCTGACTGGGCCGAAGAAAAAGCCCGCGCTCTGGCACGGGAAAAGGGTCGGGATTACCATGCCCTTCGAGCTGATTGGCTGGCCTTTGCGCAGGCAGAAACGGCCAAAGGCAACCCGCCGAAAAATGCGGGTGCTGCATTCGTAGCCTATTGCGGAAAACAAAACAGCCTAAGATAGCGGCTACGATGCCTAGATACGCCGTTTCCTCGATGGTTTGCTTGATTCAGAAATTGTGGCACACTGGTCACGCTGACTGGTCATGACCAGTCAAGAAAACCAATAGTGACCATGAGGAAAACCGGACATGACCATGACACTGAATGAAGCGGCCAAGTCCTGTCGTAAGGCGAAGGGAACAGTCCTAAAAGCTATAAAGGAAGGGCGTTTAAGTGCGCCGAAGGATACTCAAGGACGATACGAGATTGATCCGTCAGAGTTGCATAGAGTGTTTCCACTGACCGCTACTGACCAGTCAGGAAAACCGGCACTGACCCCCACTCCTGACCACGAAAACCGCATTGAAATTGAACGGTTACGCGCCGAACTTAAAGCCGCAAACACCCTGTCTGAAAACATGGCTGAAACTGTGGCAGACCTTCGCGAACGCCTTG from Paracoccus fistulariae includes these protein-coding regions:
- a CDS encoding replication initiator protein A, whose protein sequence is MALLPDRHPQKDFFILDIADVVPKDDTASMEHPMFSLATKPDMRHLHYEAGDVRLEITPSYNGLPTIFDKDILIFCISQLMHMKNRGEKIGKRVRFTGRELLVSTNRPTNNLGYQRLEQAFKRLRGTTFKTDIRTGDRMETRVFGLIDEGGFVMREDGSWRLDYCEVVLSDWLMRAIESDQVVTISNDYFRLRRPLERRLYEIARKHCGNQPKWHIGLANLQRKTGSNAPLKKFRLNLRQIIFDDHTPFYRIELTGDDLVIFRPRHTKTQVAPAITLPDWAEEKARALAREKGRDYHALRADWLAFAQAETAKGNPPKNAGAAFVAYCGKQNSLR